Sequence from the Neomonachus schauinslandi chromosome 9, ASM220157v2, whole genome shotgun sequence genome:
GAACTATACCTGAGTCTTGTCTAGCCACAACTGAGTCTGATTTAGATAACAAGACCCTGAACTTAGAGCTAATGCCATAATGGGATGAGACCAGGGAGAACTGGGGGAGAATAGGAATATAATTTGCACATAGTAGAACGTATTACAAGCAAAGGGTAAACTGTGGTAAATCCTactttccaaagatggccacatCATCATCCTACATGGTCTCCTTAcaatctgactttttaaaataatttctacacccaatgtggggctctaattcacaacccccaagatcaacccctgagatcaagagtcagatgcttgttCTTTCTCGGCGCTGCCTGTGGAGGTGGCAGCCTTCTCTTACTCGGCATCACGGCTGCCCTCAGACCTCTGATGAAGCCCAAGATCGTTAAAAAGAGAAccaagaaggggcacctgggtggctcagtcagtgaactgtctgcctttggctcaggtcatgatcccagggtcccgggactgagccccacatcgggctccctcctcagtggggagcctgcatctacctctgcctcccgctccccctgcttgtgctctctctctctcaaataaacaaataaaatcattaaagagGACCAAGAAGTTCATCCAGCACCAGGCAGACCGATATGTCAAAATTAAGTACAACTGGCAGAAACCCAGAGGCACTGACATTAGGGCGCACAGAAGATTCAAGGGCCAGATCTTGATGCCCAACAATGGTTACAggagcaacaagaaaacaaagcacatgtTGCCCAGTGGCTTCCGGAAGTTCCTAGTCCACAACATCAAGGAGCTTACAGTGCTGCTGATGTGCAACAAATCCCACTGTGCAGAGATTGCTCACAATGTCTCCTCCAAGAACCGCAAAGCTATTGTGGAAAGAACAGCCCAGCGGGCCATCAGAGTCACCAATCCCAATGCCAGGCTGtgcagtgaagaaaatgaatagacagctTATGTACATGTCATATTTGTGTCAATTAAACcataaaaccacacacacacacacacacagagagtcagatgctctacggACTGACCCAGACAGGAACCCCTACAATGTGACTTTGATTCAACATCTATCAAGAGATGGAATCTACACTGTCTCCTGTCTCCCTTTAAAACATGAGAAAAGATGTGTGGCCAGCCCATTTGGCTTCAGTCACCACGTGACCACAACCTGAAGAGAAACCTGAGTCAGAACTGCCCAGCTGAACCCTTCCAAAATCCTGACCACgagaaactgtgagaaataagaaaatgactaTTGTCGTTTTAAAGCAACAATAACTTGAATACAGGGTGACAATTGTCAAGACTGTTGACATTTACACCTGGGCCACTTTTCTCCCAAAGAAGAATCTTCTAGTCTGCTGCCTAGAGAGTATAAGCCAGGCTGCAAGAATGTGGGGGATGTTCTGGGGCTCTCCCCATTCAATATGCAAGCTTTCACTGAATCTATGCACCTTCCCACACTCCCATGTCTGGTTCTATCCATCCTTCCCTCTTCAAATCTGGTGTCCCTCTGGTTCAAACTCCACCAAGAATTAATCTGTCCTCTGCTGGGACAGGAAAGGGGCAGTTGCTGGCCTGCTGGAGTGAAGCCAGAAGCTAGGGACTTAACTTCCCACCAACGTTGGGTCAGCCCTCCAGTTTGCCTCACCACAGCACACGGAGGCCTTGGGAGGCACCTGGTACTTCTACTCCCCAGGCCTCTCTGAGGTTCTAGGGCAGCAATCTGCTTACTTCTCACCGGTATCACTACCTCTCCTTCTGGTTTCAGCTTCCTCAGTTTGCCAAGGTAATCACTCtacattaaactatttttttcagttttcaaaatattagtGACATCTCCAGACTGCTCTACTGTTTATAGAACCACTACTCAAAGTATCAAAACTCGCGCTTTctacctcccttcctctctgccagcCCAGTATGGTTTGTTCACATCCTCTCAAATATGTTCCGTTCCTAATGCTTTGAGCCTTCACTCTCTAGTTCAGGactgtaaaatgtttaaaatggcatTCCTGACTCCATTCTCCCCTACTCCAATCCCTATGATGCCTCAGAACACTTTTCTCCCCATACTATGCTAGCACATACTAAATGCCCAGCAAGTTTAACCATTAGTATTACTGTTAAATCATCAGCCcaactccttgctcagcaggcaacctgcttctcccctctgcctgctgcgcCCCTGCTTGGGCACACACTCgcttgctcactctcactctctggcaaataaataaaatcttaaaaaaaaaaaatcatcagccCAAGACTTTTATAAAGATTATCTCTTAATCCTCTATATCAACCCTGTGAGATAAATATTAAGTCCacttaataaatgaagaaaataactcaaaaattaTCTATGGGATTGAACTGTCCCTCATTTTCCTCTTGCCAAATAATCTCGATAATCAAgctgtaaatttttattttctattatttaggGGTAAGAAACTGGAGGCACTACATACAATGAATACTAAACGTAGATTTCCAAGACCACGGATTCTCGTCAATATCAACATTTAGAGTTTGTTCCTTCTATTTGATCCCTTCGATTACTACTTACTTATTCCTTCACTTAGatcaagaaactaaaaagacaCAGGGCCAAACTAGATACAGTTGGAGCAGGAGTGGAGAGAAAGGGGTAAAAACTAAACATACCAAAAGGAATGGAGTCCCAATGATCTCAATCCCTATGTTAACCACCCTCATCTCCAAACACTGGACCTTCTCAAATTATGAGAGATTTCTCAAATGTTCCCAACATGAAATCCAAAAATATAAGGTTCCCTTGATAAATATGCAGATTCAGTGCTACTCCAACACTCAATGCGATTTCTCTATGAATAGGAGTTTGTTACATCTATACAAGTTcaaagctaataaatgaagataaCCATCTTTGTAAAACCAGCCGTCATACTACACTTGACACACTACCCAAACCCCATAGGAACTACGCTATATACAGggaataaagcagaaataaagaatagaCCCTACTTTCCTGGAGCATACAATCTAGTGAGCAAGAAATAGTAAATCCTGTGCAagtgatttaacttctctaagctttggtttccttatcagtaaaattgAGTTAACTGAGTTTAACTGAGTTAAAATCGACTACTTCCTAAGATTGTCCTGTAACGTACTATCACAGCGGCTGGCACACAGAAATGCCTAAATATTATCcattattattaaataactatttaaataattctttaagtTATAATCGGATAAGGAGGGAATAAACATAGTAGCCTCTGGGgaactgtgtgactttgaaaaCATAGGTAAGAGACCAATTGTGTTTTACTGCATtatctttttgaaattaatttagtTGTTTTATACCAATGACACACTacctattaaattttttttaattaaaaaaattaaaatgtcaaccAAAATAAGAGTCCAGTATCTCAATCTCCAGGAGGCTTCCATGGTGAGACCCCCACGTCTTCTGGAGTCAGAAGGACTACCTAAAATACCTGTCCTTATTCTGCAATGTTATGTACACTCTAGGATGGATCAGGTGTAGTCCATACACATCTGAATACTGAGCTTTTAAGCTTAAGAGGCTAAATTTACAGAATACAGTAAGTTATTTCAACTCTCTTCCCTTTCAAacgttaaattaattaaaaacagaaccagTCCTTTCTACTAAAAGAGTTTACACAATTTCAGTTATAATTCCAAACCACCCTGTTTAAGTTACCTTCCCCCACAGAAGGTAAAACATCCAAACAccttttaatgagaaaattttaatacGTTCCAAGCTAGATCTGCCTAGCAACAAGTTATAAACTCATGTCATCCTACCTGTGTTCCCATGGATACAGTCATGAACAGTACAGTGGCAGCTGTACAAATCAAGAAAAGAATTCCAAGAGAATTGTATTTAAAACGTGGCCAGAAAACAATACTATAAAGGTAGGAATAACATCTAGCACCCTTCCCATTTAAATCCACCTttccagggacgcctgagtggctcagatggttaggcatgtgccttctgctcaggtcgcaatctccaggtcctgggatcgagccccatgtcgggctcccagctcagcggggagtctgcttctccctctccctccgcctcttcccctgcttctactctctctgtctctctccttaaatcaatcaatcaatcaatcaatcaatccacctctttaggggtacctggctggcttggtcagggcaacatgcgactcttgatcttggggtcatgagtctgagccccacgcctggtgattacttaaaaaaacaaaaacccccatcTCTCCATTCCCTACAAGTCCCAAACAGCCTTCCACTTAGAAACTCCCTCCTTAAACCCGCTCCCACCCAGTATTCCTGAACACAACTGTGAATAAAGCTTTAGCAACAACCTCTGCATTAGCTGATAATGACTTTGGGCTATTTGTTTGTATGCTATTCCCAGGACTGGTACATAGCTCTTTCTGATGTAGCAAACTTATCACACTGGCTTGAACACAAGGTAGGAACCCATTCTACATTTTAAACCTGAAATGTGGGGAATGTTAAACgtttttattagttttctaaaacattttttttttaaatactgacatCTGAACTAAAAGTACATGATCCAAACTGTGAAGAagacaattattttatattataactaatatatattattttgtaaaacaaCCGGGATGGATATTTATTTCCAGTGTTTAAACACTGTAAGAACCATAAAAAACTAAATTTAGACACACTgcaactatagaaaacaaaggaATGCTCCCACAGAGCAATTTAAAGACACTCTTCCTTTGTTCAAATACGTTTTCCTAAATTGTAAAACTTCTAAAAGCACAAAAAGAGGCATATGTTTTTTAAACCATCTTTCTCCTAGCACTCTATCAAAAACTAGAGATTAACAATCCcagaattcataaataaaatgataaatctgactatataaaattataaacttttctaCAAACTATCCATAcatcccaaaaagaaaaacatttacaaaacgTCTATCAAAGACCTAGTCCCTTTAATATATAGTTCCCATAAATCAGTAAAAACGTGAAATGGGCAAAGGTCACAGATAGGCAGTacacaggaagaaaaaacaaatgatccataAATACATGAATAGATAGATGCTTAAGTTCACAAGTTAAAAGCACTGACAACTACTCTTCAAGTAAGGACACTTTTAAAATCTGCAGTGAATGAAAAGCGGCCTCTGCAGAAGGCAATTTGGTAGTTGTTATCTAAATTTTGATCCAActattccacttctaggaatctactCCACAGAAAAGTTAACCTATGTGAGCAGAGattatattagaaagaaaattatgcGGAATTAGTTGTAacagaaaatattagaaacaagATGGCCATCAGTAGGGTCAAATTATGATTAAATCCATACATCCTACAtacttattataaaaaatatagcTGTCTTTAGCTCGTttctgtatatgtatacacacattgtaaaaaacataaattacttccattattttttatgttaggAGATTTTAGAAACATACATGAAGAAAAATCTACAACCCACATGAGAAAAACTAGGAGAAATGGACAGGGAAGGAAGACTTAGAAGCACGTGCAAAATAAACCACAGATTTGACTTTAAAAACCTGAAAAGTATTAAAAAGGCaagcactggggtgcctggcttactcagttggtagaacatgcaactcttggatctcggggtcatgagctGAGTCCCACGTTGAActtagaaattactttttaagaaaggcaagcagggtgcctgggtggctcagtcagttaagcctttgccttcggttcaggtcatgatcccagggtcctgggattgagccctgcatcatcgggctccctgctcagggggagcctgcttctccctctccctctgcctgccgctcccctgcttgtgctctctcacactctctctgtgtcaaataaataaacaaatccttaaaaaaaaaaaaaaaaaaaaaaaaaaaacaatcccaaaaaaaaaaaattgtaacaggTGACTAAAAATCTCAAACTCGTAAAACCATAAAAACCCCCTatttaatgggaaaaagacaaagacaattCACAAGAGTACACAGAAAATGTTCCACCTGTCTGGAAATGAGAATACTTAATAACATGGCAATCTTCTGCTCATTAAACTTATCTGTTTACTGCAAGCTAGATTATGTAGCAATACAGACTGCAATACACCAGTATACACCCTCTGGAAAGCAATCTGGCAATGTCTAAAATCTTCACAATGTACATACATTTTGACCCGGCAAATTCACTTTGGGGGATATACAGCAATAATCCAAAATATAGGGAACTGTTACAACTACATGAAGATTCATCTCAGGTtgcttataaaatgaaaacaaaacaaaacaaagacacttTTTgagcaaccctctcgggtcccctccctcctcaggagcgttgtactatcactttgctatggctcaataaaccttgctttgctgcccccctctcaaaaaaaaaccttttcaaaaTGATCTGGTAAagaggaagggttttttttttaatcaaagtatgGTTGACACACGTTACATTAGCTTCAGATGTACAGCACAGTGATCCCACAACTTGACCCCGAACATCACGCTGTGCTCCCCACAAGCGTACGcccatctgtcaccatccaaCACCATGGCAGTACCACTGACTCTGTTTCCTGCGCCGTACCTTTCACTCCCCACTACTtactcattccgtaactggaagcctataccgcccactccccttcaccccttTTGACCATCGCCcttagaaaaatgaatttggaaccCAAATACTGACAAAAATAGGAGCTGGTATGCCTGGTAATATTCTGTTCCATGGACTATTATCCAATTATTAAAAAGTCTTGAAGACCATGCACATAGAAAACTACTGATGTTAATAACAATACCAATAGTGAACTTACTTCTTGTCAGGCCCTACTCTAAGCACTTTaagtatattaattcatttaataatagTGTTGGAAAATATTAATGGCATAAAGCAGAGGCTCTTGAGGCTGTTTTTTGAGGCAGAAAACATTGAGAATTTTATGAAAGCTATGGATCCtgacattttccaaaaaaatgcacatataacAGTTTGCACACAACTTCCAAGGGTTCATAGGTCCCAGGGTAAAAAACCCAGTATGTTGAATATTTACAACAATGTAAGAAATAGGATATGAAAAATATGAAGGCAATATAGCTAGTTATAACAGTTTTCCCAGGAAGGTTGGATCTATGTATTTGGTGGAAGATAAAGTACAGACAGGGTCGTTGGGAACTACCAaaatggggggcagggagagaggggatggACCACaagcattttatctatttttatttttatttttttaaagatttttttatttatttgacagagagagacacagcgagagagggaacacaagcaggggcagagggagggggagaaggaggcttcccgcggagcagggagcccgatgcggggctcgatcccaggaccctgggatcttgacctgagccgaaggcagacgcctaaggactgagccacccaggcgccccaccacaaaCATTTTAAAGCCAAACAAATCTGAGATCAAATCCAAGCTTTGACAATTACTAGCTGTATCACATACAACCCTGGGAAAGTCAATCTTCATtccctcatgtataaaatgacaTGGTCTTCTTCACAAGACAGCTAAAAATGAGTACATATAAAAGGTACTCTATAAATGGTAATCCTTTTCCTATTTAACAGTTCTTAAATAAACATTACCTGTGCCAAAGTCATCTTAAAAGTCAATGTTTTTCCTGAATCTCAATATAAATGAACTTGTCAAACAACTGCAAAGAATAGTGTACTTGTCACCCTGATTTACCGACCCACCTTCCTCCCCAACCCTAGAGCTAGACCAAGAGCAATACAGGAGGTTGGGCTTCCTTATTAACAAATGCCACCAGCATCAGAGCTGCTGCATCATTAAAAAGCATACTATAAGACATGTCGTGaggaaaaaatcataaatatatagaatatttggTGTATATTACACAAAATCAGTGGGAACCTTGTGCTCCCAGATGGCAGAAAGTCATGTGACTACAGTCATATATTAGTGACCTTTTCAGCCAAAAAAGATGTCACAACTATTCAGCAGAAACATGGAGAAGTTTGTTTCTTATACTGTAGTCAGGATTAATAAATAAGGAGACTATTACACTGCATTCAAGTCAAGAATTTTCACTGAACCTTCCCCCCTCCCGAACCAGCGCAAGACACAGAACTGCATCAGGTAAGCATTCCGTAAGAATGACACCCTTTCCCCCCAGGGAACAACTTCAGGAAAGACAAAATGGACCCTCCTACTACGTTCCCAAAGCGCAATCACATGTGGGTGCACAAGCATGAGACATGCTGGAGGCACGTCACTTCAAAATGGGATCTTAACGGCAGGCCTCCGAAATCTAGCATCTATTGTACAGAAAAGtgggatttttaattttagaattatcttttaCAGCCAACCTTTTAAGACTCAAtattcttttgagaaaaaattccattttggaTTGCAAACTAACTTTTCTTCACAGTATAAAGCAACTTTACCACATACAGCTGTCTGGATTCCCACCTGGCCCCAGATCACATCCAAAGTATGAAAGCCTTTATCACGGCTCTCCAATTGTTGTTTGGGTACTTGTAACAACTTTCTATGAGATAGAACAGAAGTTTAGATCTGGAAGAGACCTCTGAGATCATCTGATTAACTGCAGAACGTAGCTAGATCTTAGGATAGGATTCCAAGTTAATAAGGTGAAAATGGTACATGGTCAAAATTAATCTTGAAAAATACCTCAGGAAAGCCACCGGCTGGAGACCAACAAAATCATCTCAGTAAGCTCAAAGCCAGTTTCCCACTCCACTGTTAGAGTAAGTGGTTCCTTCTATAGTCATTGAGCACCCAAAGTTGCTGGACTGTGTTTAGAAGTCATGTTCAATTTAGAACATAAGCAGcctgggacgcctgagtggctcagtcggttaagcacctgccgtcagctcaggtcatgatcccggggttctgggatcaagtcccgcatagggctccttgctcagcggggagtctgcttctccctctgcctgccgctcaccctgcttgtgctctcgcgtgtgctgacaaataaataaataaaaacaaaatccatgagCAGCATACTGAACATGGTCCTATTTTCACACTAAGAAGATCACATGGAAAAATTCAGGTAATACCTATCTCTTGCTTCTTCCAGGGCACAAGTATGACTATGATGACCATAAGTCCAGGTTAGTCCTGGACAGTTCCAATTTACACCTGTCAACCTGGCATAATTTTTAATAGGCCCTTATTCACTCTCAAAAGTAGTTtgggctaggggtgcctgggtgactcagttggtttagtgtctgccttcagctcaggtcatgatcccagggtcctgggatcgagtcccgcatcgggctccttgtgctgtggggagtctgcttcttcctctccctccgcctgccactccccctgcttgtgctctctgtgtgtcaaataaataaataaaatctttaaaaaaaaaaaaaaaagtagttgggGCTAGTCTACTCCCAATAAACCTACTCCCACACCCTCTGTAGTCAACTCTCACAACGAATCCAAGCTGGGCCATGACTCATGTTAACCAAGGAAGTGTGGCAGAAGTGATAATGTGCCAGTTCTGGGC
This genomic interval carries:
- the LOC110571764 gene encoding 60S ribosomal protein L32-like, encoding MNLASLLLLGITAALRPLMKPKIVKKRTKKGHLGGSFIQHQADRYVKIKYNWQKPRGTDIRAHRRFKGQILMPNNGYRSNKKTKHMLPSGFRKFLVHNIKELTVLLMCNKSHCAEIAHNVSSKNRKAIVERTAQRAIRVTNPNARLCSEENE